A region of the Herpetosiphon gulosus genome:
CATTTCATTGGCGATTCGCACCAACTCTTCGTTAATTTCGACCAGTTCGGGGGTATTGTTGTGCAGTTGCAATTCGATGAAATAATTCTCAGGCCCGAATAAATCGCGGAACCATGCCACCGTTTCGATGGCTTTTTGGCGTTGTTTAGCTTGAACTTGCTGAATCACTTCGCCCGCGATACACGACGATGTGACGATCAAGCCTTCGTGATACTGCTCAAGCAACTGGCGATCGATCCGTGGCCGCGCAAAAATGCCTTTGCCCATACCATCGAGATGTGAGCGCGAGGTCAATTTCACCAAATTGCGATACCCAACCTCATTTTGAGCGATCAACAGCAAGTGATAATAATTTTTGCCGCCCTTGACCATGGGATCTTTAATCGAGTTGGGGGCGATATAGGCTTCCATACCAATAATCGGCTTGACATTGGCTTTTTTGGCGTTGGCATAAAACTCCATCGCGCCATACATCACACCGTGGTCGGTTATGGCGATGCTGTCCATCTGAAGTTCAGCCGCACGTTCGGCAATGGCCTTGGTTGTGGCATAGCCATCAAGCAAGCTATACTCCGAGTGAACGTGAAGATGGACAAAATCTTTCATAACAAACCTCTTCTATGGCTAGAGTTGCCCATAGCGAAAGCCGCCCACAAACTGGCGGCAAAAGAGCAAAAAATGCTTTACACAAATTGAGTGCAAAAGGTGGTTTTTAGGCCATCGCTATGGTAGAGAAAACGCTTATTCTCAGCTTGGTGTGTCAAGGGAGCGTGTAGTGTACTCAGAATTTGAGGTAAAAAAGCCCGTTTTGCTGGCTCCCGCTTAGTCTTTGTATTATACCATAGCTGTTTGTGGATAACTACGTGAATAAGCTGTGGATTAAAGGTGTAAAACATTATGTCGAGGTTTCTGCATAATCGCAGCTAGTAGGTTAAACCCCAAGTGGGTTTGATCAAGTGACATCAATCAAACCCACTTGGGTAGCCTCAACAGCGATTAATCAACGTCTTATTTAGCGCGCAACCTGCGGCAAATAGAACAAATATGTTGTAGTTTCGGGCGGGACAAAGCTAAGTGCTGCCACACCCAACGAAGAGTCGCACCAAGGTTGTAGCATCCCAACGCGCTAACGTACCAGTCGTAACCTTATCGAAGCGCTCGAACAGCCCATCAAGATATAAAAAGAATGATCGGCAACCAATACTTTCAGCACTTGATCGAAGGTTGCAACTCATTGACAGTTTGTTCCATTGAAACGGCACGATTGATCATGGGCCAGTAAAGCGAATTTAAAAACCCTACTCCCAAAAAGCAGCAGGGTTAACGTAGCAGTTGCTCAGCCAACGATTTAGAGCCAAGCCACCAACACATAGTAGACCAACGGCGCAGTGAACAGCAGCGAATCAACCCGATCAAGCAAGCCGCCATGGCCAGGAATCAGATTGCCAGAATCTTTGACTCCTGCTTGGCGTTTTAACAACGATTCAGCCAAATCGCCGAGCGTGCCACCACCCGCCCCAATCACCCCCAGAATAATTGCTTGAACGAGGGTTAATGGCATACCTAAGAGTGCCACAATCCCAATTCCGGCAGCAATTGAGGCGATTGTACCGCCCACAAAGCCTTCCCAAGTTTTTTTGGGGCTAAGCACTGGAGCCAGCTTATGTTTACCAAAGGTGCGGCCTGCAAAATAGGCTCCAGTATCTGAGGCCCAAGTCACGGCGAAGGTGGCATAGATCCAAGCAGCACCCGTTTCAATATTGAGCGAGCTGAGCGGGCCGCCACTGAGGGTTGGGCTGGTTGCAGCACGCAGCAAAACAAAATGGCTAAGCATTGCGCCAGCATAAATTGCGCTGCCCAAACTGGCTGCCCAAGCATCAAGAGCGCCTGTGCGTTCCCGCCGACTAATTTCATAGATCAAACTAGCCATCGCGCCCAAGGTCACGACGGCTCCGGTTAAATTAACGTTGGTTTGTGGTTGAGCTACTGCCGCAGCCACAAAGGCCAAACCAAGGCCAATCGCTAATGGCAAACGTGGATGATAGCCACCAACTCGCAAAATCCGCTGAATTTCATAGATGCCGATCACGACTGCGACGGCAATTAGGCCCGTTGTCCACCAACCGCCCAACCACACAATGATCAATACGACTGGAGCTAATACCAAAGCGCTTGCAATTCGCGTGCCCAACGTGGCCTCCTCTATGGGTTTATAGGCTGAGAACGTTGGTTAGCATACCACGAATTAACGTCCCCAAAAATGCAACACAATATCTTGATCGAAGGTTTTTTGGCCATAATCATGCAATATTCGCAAGATTTGTGCCCGATGATCGGTTGCATGATTGGCAAGTTGGACTAAAACCTGCCAGTGGGCCAAATTCATGCCTGGCAATACGTCGGCCAATTGCTCATCGCTCAATTGATCGACATAGGTGGTTACTTGGCTGCGCATCTGATTAAACACGTCGCGCACGCTGGCAATCGTTGGATATTCCAGCGGATCAAGATGTTTTGGCCGCTCACCTGTTTGCAAACCTGTAAGCCATGCTCGTTCGACGCTGGCGATATGCACCAAATGATTGCGCAACGAACCCTGCGAATAGGGGTAATCAGCGCAAAATTGTTCGTCACTCAAGCCCTCAATACTACTCCAAATCCGTTGATCAAAATCGGCGTTGTAAGCCAATAAGCCTTTGATAACCGTCAATGCTTGCATCACCCACCTCAACCTAAAATCAATTGCTTAGCATCATAGCTTAATCGTTGTATTTTGTGAACAGATGTGCGCAATTAGTTTATTTTTCAGGCTCTGCTTAAAATGGAATTCGCAAAAGCTCTCGCATATGGCTGCTTACCCAAAATCGTCCTTTAGGGGGTGCAGGGGGATGAAAACACCCTGCGTTCCCCGCCTTGAGGCGGGGCGGAGGGGTGGTGATCATCATAATCTAGACAGGCGTTAACGTTGGCCTATGCCCTAAGAAAGCATCATTCATTGGGCTGATGGAAACGTTCTCGGAACGATTATAATGCGCATATTGGCATATCATGGTTTTTGCAAGCAAAGCTAGGCAGGTTATGGAGCAGCAGGACATCAACGCCAACGTGCGGCATAATGTGGTCGTGAATGTGGCCGATGGGGCATTTTTTGGGGCGGCCACGGGCATCGCCTCGTTTGTGACGGTTATTCCGCTATTTATGCATACCTTGACCGATTCGGCCACCTTGATTGGCTTGGTTTCGGCAATTCACTCGGTTGGTTGGCAGTTACCCCAATTATTAACTGCTCGGCGCGTTGCTTCGTTGCGGCGTTACAAACCCATGGTGCTGCTCATGACGATCAACGAGCGCTTGCCCTTTTTTGGTTTAGCCTTGATTGCCTGGTTTGCTGCTGATTTAGGCCGCGAATTAGCCTTGTGGCTGGCCTATATTTTGTTGATTTGGCAGGGCTTGGGCGGTGGCGTAACCGCGACCGCTTGGCAAACCATGATCGGCAAAATTATGCCGCATCGCTGGCGTGGTACGTTCTTTGGGGTGCAATCAGCCGCTGCCAATTTGCTCGCCAGCGTTGGGGCGGTCGCTGCTGGGGTTATTTTGGATAAATTACCCTCGCCGCTTGATTTCGTGGTCTGTTTTGGGGTTTCAGGTGTGGCGATGTTTATTTCGTGGTCGTTTTTGGCTTGGACTAAAGAACCAAGCCGCGAGCCAGAACATACCCATGGCAGCCAACGTGATTTTTGGGCCAGCATCGCCAATATTCTCAAGCGCGATCGTAATTTTCGCTGGTTTTTGGCCTCGCGGATTATCTCGCAGCTTGGCTTGATGGCGACGGCATTTTTCACAGTATATGCAGTGCAACGCTTCGGGCTTGATGATCAGACTGCTGGCATTATGACCGCGCTCTATTTAATCATCCAAACGGTTGCCAACCCAATCATGGGCTGGCTTGGCGATCGGATTGGCTATCGGCGGGTAATGGAAGTTGGAGCATTGTTAGCCTTAGTTGCAGGCATGGGTGCGTGGTTAGCACCAGCTTTGGGTTGGTTTTATTTAATTTTTGCGATTGCTGGGGTGGCCAACGTTGCCTTTTGGACGATGGCCATGGCTATGACTTTAGAGTTCGGCAGCCTTGCTGAGCGGCCAAGCTACATTGGTTTAGCCAACACCTTGACTGCTCCAGCAACTTTAGTCGCACCGTTGATTGGCGGTTGGTTGGCTGATTCAGCGGGCTACAATTACACGTTTGCGCTAGCGGCAGCTGGCGGTTTGCTAACGTGGCTGATTCTACGTTTTGCCGTGCGCGATCCCCAATCTGCCCACATGATCGAAGCTCATGCTGAGCCACAGGTAGTTGTGGCTTCGTAAGCACTTTTTATCGTGATCCACGAAGGACACAAAGAACCACAAAGGGAGTAGGCTATTGACTATTGACTTTCCAACCAATCTCCGATAGCTCAAAGCCAATAGCCTACTCCTTATGCTCTATGCTCTATGTGTAATGGTTTATTGGGTTAGCAACGGCCAGCATGCCCTCACCCCCTAGCCCCCTCTCCCGCACGCGAGGCGAGGGGGAACCGCTCCAGGAGTGCTCCCCTCGCCCGCCGCAGTGGGCGAGGGGCTGGGGGTGAGGGAACGAGCACTGGTTGTCAATCCAATGAACCATTATATCTATGCTCTTTGCCCTATGTTCTATGGTTACCCTCGGCGGGCTAGCTCGGTGGCAATTGGCAAGGTTACCCAAAAGGTTGTGCCACGACCAAGCGTGCTAGTGGCCCAAATTCGCCCGCCATGCAATTCGATTAAGGCTTTGGTGATCGACAAGCCTAAGCCTGTACCGCCAATTTTGCGGGTGGTTGAGTTATCGACACGGAAAAAGCGCGTGAACAGCTTAGGCAAATCTTCTTCGGAAATGCCCATGCCTTGGTCGCGCACTGCAATAATCACTGAGCGCTCGTTGGGCAAGGGCGGTGCACCAGGCGGCACTTTGCGCAATTCACGCACAATTAATGCCACTTGGCCACCATTGGGCGAATATTTGATCGCGTTCGAGAGCAAGTTGGTCAAAATCTGACGCACTTTATCTTTATCAGCAAAGATTGGCGGAATGCCCTCGGGAATGTCAATTAACAAACGATGCTTTTCAGACAGCATTTCGTTGAGTTGCTTGGTAATTTCACGAATAATTTGGTGCAGCGACACCACCCAACGATTCAGCTTGATCTGGCCTGCATCCAAACGCGAAAGATTCAACAGATCATCGACCATCTTCGAGAGTTGGTTGGCTTGATCATAGACGGTTTGCACAAACTCTTGACGTTCAATCGGCTTGAATTCACGCGCTAACAGCAACTCGGTATAGCCCAAAATCGAGGTTAGCGGGGTGCGCAATTCATGCGATACCACCGACACAAACTCATTCTTCATCTTGTCGATTTCACGTTCGCGGGTCACATCTTCAATCACCACCAAGCGCCCAGTAATTTGGTGCTGGGCATCTTTAACTGGGGTTGAACGCAACTTTAGATCTTGCAATGGTTCGCTCAAACGCAGGGCTAATTCGAGGGTTTCATCGGGTTGGGCTTGGCATTCAGCAAAAAAATCGGTCAATTCCAAGGGATGCGACAGCCGTTTGAGTAGCAAGGGCAAAATATCCCATGGCAAATACAGCGCAGTTTCATCGGCAGGCTGCTCAATTTGCCAAAGCTGATACCATGCTGGATTGGTGCGCAAAATCCGGCCTTCGCCATCGGTCAAGGCCAAGCCCAGTGGTAAGCTAGCCAAGGTTTGTTGCAATTGCATGCGGGCTTCGAGCAATTCGCTATAACTGGTTGCCCGTTGCAATGGCCGCGCCGCCACATCAGCCAAGGCCTGAATAAAATAAAGATCGCGAGTGCTAAAGATTGGCTCACGATTGGTCGAAAGCACCAGCACCGCCCATGCCTCGCCCTCGACCCGCACCGGCACAACGATTTCGGCCCGCACATCGGGCGTAGAAAGTTGCCATTCGCTATCATGAGCAATATCGGTTAACAAAGCAGCCTTGCCAGTTCGCGCCACCCGCCCCACCACCCCAACATTCCAAGGCCACGACGTTCGTTCGCTAATTCCAGCGGTTGGCGGATAGCCCTGCGAGGCAATCAAGCGATATTCGCCATGCTCACGATCAACCAAATTAATCGCTCCAGCACTGGCTTTGACGCTGTGGATGGCCCGCTGCAAGAGCGTGGTCAACAACGTTGTAACATCGGGGGCAATTTCTAAATCGTGGGTTAATGCCCGTACATCAAGCTGCTGCTCGCTGCTGGTATGATGAATCGGTCGCCCCCAGTGGGCTTCGCCGATCGCGGTGGCCAGCAAGGGCAACAAATTGCTCAATAAGGTGCGTTCGCTAGCGCTAAATGTGCCGTTGCGACGGGCTTCCAACACGCCCCACAAGCGGCCTTCCCACTGAATCGGCAACCCCAAATAGCACTGTATATCGGCTTGCCATTCGCTGGCAACAATCGCGCTGGTAGTAAATGGGCTTGGCGGCAAGGCTGGAGCAGTGTGTTGATCGATCACGACTGGTTGTCGCCGCCGCACCACCTGCATCATACGGGTGTTATCCCAAACGGCGCTGGTGCGATGCAACGGCAAAACCACTTGCGGACGAGCATCAGGCTCGTTTAATAAGGTTAAGCGTAAATCAAGCTGAGGATAGCTATCCGCCAACAGCCCAAAACAATGCTGCATGCGCTGTTCAAAAGGTGTGGTTGCAAGCAAGGTTTGGGCTAGGCTACTAAATAAAGCAAGCGTTGACATAGAATCCTCAAGGCTGTAATCTGACTCAGATTTTAGTGGGCGTGCGGAATTTGGTGACCCTGCTCGAATAGTTCGCTGGCGGCCAAGGCAGCGCCGATAATTCCAGCATTATTTTGCAGTGTGGCTGGAACCAAGGGTGCTTTGGTTTGCAAATACTGGCCAAATTTATCAAAGCGCTTGCTAACACCACCGCCCATAATCAACAAATCGGGCGAAAAGAGCGCTTCGATGCGAGCTAAAACCTCGTTGACCTTCTCGGCCCATTTCGGCCAATCCCAGCCTTTTTCCTCGCGCACCCGATCCGAAGCGCGATGTTCAGCATCTTTGCCGCGAATTTCCAAGTGGCCCAGCTCGGTATTTGGCACCAACAAGCCTTGGACGAATAAGGCGCTGCCAATGCCAGTGCCAAAGGTCAGCATCATCACCACACCGTTATGTTCCTTGCCCGCGCCATATTTCATTTCGGCCAAGCCCGCCGCATCGGCATCGTTGAGCATATGAAACGGGCAGCCAGTCGCTTGCTCAAACAATTGATCAGCATTTGCGCCAATCCAGGTTTGATCGACATTGGCGGCGCTGAGGGTATAGCCATTTTTGACGATTGCCGGAAAGGTACAGCCAATTGGGCCATGCCAATTTAATTGCTGCACTAATTGCTGAACAGTTTGTGCAACTGCCTCGGGGGTTGCTGGTTGGGGCGTGCTAATTCGCAGGCGCTCGCCAATCATCGTGCCTTGCACGACATCGACCAGCGCCCCTTTGATGCCTGAACCACCAATATCAATGCCCAAAATTGCCATTGCCCTACCTCACTACTAGCCATGAATTGCTCTATTGTACTACGCTTGCAGCGCAATATCTGCCATGGTGGATTACCAAACGCCAACAATTGGTATTAGGGGCTAGGATGAAAATCAAAAGGCAGAAGGCAAAAAAATAAAAGTAGGCTAGCGGGGGTTGATGTTAACTCAGAGGCGCAGAGAGAGGCTGATGGCTATAGGCTAGCGGAACAATTATTGAAATTTCACAATTGAGCAATCCAAAAGCCAATAGCCTATAGCCACATTAGTGTCCTTCGTATCCTTCGTGGATTAATATTGAACACAGAAGCATAACCAAACAGTGTTTATGCTTAATGGCTCATACTTTTTGTAAAGATGTCCATTCTAACCAGCGTTGCAGGTAATCCATCCCAAATTGCAGCGCCTCATCCAGTGAATCAAATGATCTACGAAAATCATTTGGGCCAAAATATGGAATATTGTAAGCTCTAGTAATAAACCATATCCCATCTTCTTGATCAATTTCGAGATCCGTAGTTATAGAAAAGTTTTGTCCTCTAATCCCCCATTTAGGTGGACACAGAATTTTTGATTCTTCATCAGCAGTAAGTTTACGCATAAAGGAATATCTGTATTTTCTTTCTTCGAATGCTACTGACTTTACCCATAAAAATCCATGTTCTTCGAGCTTATCGGTAATATATTCATCAATATTCATAGAGATAACTTTGCTTCCTTCAGAAAATCACGTATAATACGAAATCCATGTATTTGTTCTTCATCAGAATATCTATCCCAAAAACACAATACTCCCATATGAATGATAATCCGATTAATACCAAGATTTTCCTGATAATTTCTAGCCCTAATAAGTTCAAATAAAATCTGTAACCGCCTTACAATTATTTCATCTAAATATGGTTCTTCTGTCTTCCAAATCGCATTTGAAATATAATAGCATGCATATTGATCTTGTTTATGATTAAATGCCCAGTCATCATAGAAATACATCTTGCCAAATGTATCTTGTCTTAGACCTGTTTCACACCCATAACGATCACAGTCCATAATCGACGTAAGTGTTGCTGTTGAACTAGTTTCCTCTACTGATATATCTAATATCGATGATACAATTGATATGTTCTCCATATGAATAAAGATATTCTTAATCACATCAATAAATGTATTTTTATTATATCTTGGAGGAATTAAGCAAATATTTATCATTGTGATATCACCAATCTGCTCCCTAGGTTGATTTATAGTTCAAAGCCAAACCAACAATGAATCGTTGGCTTCGCTTGTAAATAACAATTCAGCGGATCTTCCCATAATTTAGCGGTTGAAAGACCTCCAGCATTATCATACATCCAAAAACGTCTAGTGGTAATAATGCAATCATGGAAGCAAAGCAAGGAGTTTTTACCTTGACGAATTAATTGAATTGATTGGCGAATATACAGGCCAAACATAATAATTTGGTTGGCCGAATCGGTTTGTTGCACTTCGATCAACGCTGTTGCTTCCCAAGGCCAAAGATCGAGTATTCCCGTCAGGCCCAAGCGATTAAAGGTAAAACGATAGTGGGTTTGATAATCGTCTTCCTCAGGCAAGACTTCTAAACCATCGATCAGATCAATCACATCCCATTTAAGTTCTTGGCCCATCCAGCTTCCTCCCTCTAACCATCACGCTTGAGACAACCCCGACCCATCGCGATCTCAATTTGCTCAATAGTAGCCATAAGCTCGGCTGGCGCTAGCAGCCACTCGCCTATAGCCCGTCGATACAACACCAATAAAATCTGGATTGATGTATCAAATAAGAGTGGGCGTAATGGGTGGTTGGTTGAGTTGTAATAACCGAGCATTGCCTCAATCAAGGCTTTTAATTGGGCTGGTTGATTGAGAATAACATCACCTGCTGAATATGTATAAAAGCCACTGGGCTGACGAAACATTTTTTCAAAGGCTTGAATTTGCGCAAAGAAAAGTTGACCAGCATTAAGTCCAACCTGCCAAAGTAGAATGTTGTCACCTTCTTCGCTCGTTTCAGCTAAAAACCATGGATCATATTCATAAGCCATTCCCATCATCTGCTCCTTGAAATTCCAATTTACACGTTCAGACCTTCACTTTACACCACACTAATCCACAAAGCACTCCATCTGCGGTTGGGGTTTTCAGCCGAAAGCCCAAGCTGATACCAACCTGATAAATTGCTGATTTACAACTGAAAAAGCTATGATATAATCCCCACGCTGTGTTAAATGCTGGAAAATCAGCTTTTAGCACAGTCCTCACGCCACGAAGGCGGGTTGTATCAAGAGAGTCGGTGTGGAATGCCGATGCCGCCGTTGTGGCATCTCTCCCTGAATCGTAGCAGCGTTGCTACCACCAAGTTGCATTCCCAGATGCCCAGTTTTGCATCCACCGCGTACCTCCGGAGGTTTCTGTTGCGACACATTGCCCGTTTCTTGGCGCTTGGTTGTCTGCTCGCCGTGAGCATGACCCCCATCCGAGCGCAGGCGAACCCAACCTTGTGGGCTGCTGCTGCATCAACTGACACCCTCGTTCTTGCTTCTGGTCAACTGACCCTCGCCCCAAATGCGGCCCAAGCGGCTGCGGTTTATGGCTCATACGCCCGTTTTGGAATGTTCGATAGTGCTCCGCAAAGCATCGCTCCCGCCAATCAAGTAACTGTCACATGGGGCGCAACTGTGCCTGCTGCTGCCAGCGTGCGGGTCGATGTGCGTGGCTTCAATGGCCAACGCTGGAGCGATTGGACGCTCGATGTGCAATCGGGCCAAACTGTAGCTTTTACCACGATTGCCCGCCAAATTCAATATCGTTTGGTATTATTGGCGAATGAGGCTGCGCCAGTCGTTGATTTTGTGCAACTTGCGCCCAACACGCTTGCTGAAAGCGCTGCCATTCGCATTATGGAAGATGAGCCGATTGCCCCAACCTACCACATTCGAGCAACCCGCATGGGCTTGGTTGGTGATCGCACGGCCAACGGCCATATCATTCAGCCAAACGATTGGTTTGTTTCATTGCCATCGTTTCGCTCACTCTCATCGCGCGGCGGCGGCGAATACATGGCACGGCTTTCATATCGTGGCAAATCGATTGTTGTGCCAGTTTGGGAAGTTGGGCCATGGAATATTCACGATGATTATTGGAATGTTGAGCGCGAGAAATTTGGCGATTTGCCTGTCGGCTGGCCTCAAGATCATGCGGCCTATTTCGATGGCTACAATGGTGGCTGGGCCGAAAAAGGCCGAGTGCGATTCCCCACCGCTGCTGATGTCGGCGACGGCGCATGGGTTGCCTTGGGCATTCCATTTAACGATGAACAAGAAGAACTCGATATTACCTTCTTGTGGCTAGGCCGCGACCCTGGCGATAACCCCGACCCAATGCCTGTTGGCAGTGTTACGCCTGAGCCAGCCCCGATTGAAGAATTGCCTGCGGGCACGATTCAGGTCGATAATCAAGGCGAGCAATTCAGCCGCTCAGATGTGGTGTGGTATGAATTCTCGTGTGGCAAAAATCGCCATTCGTTCTGGACTTTCTCGACCAACAAGCCTGAAGAAGCAGTCAATAATGCTCGTTGGACGACTCCGCTCGAAGCGGGCGAATATAGCGTAACGGTGTTTGTGCCCTACTGCCCCAACGGTAAGAGCGATACAACTTCGGCGCGTTATGTTGTGCAGCATGCCGATGGCGAAACCCAAGTTGTGGTCAATCAAGCGGAACATGCTGGCAATTGGGTCGAGCTAGGCCGCTATCGCTTTGATGGTACTGGCTCAGTTAGCCTCAGTGATTTGGCCGACGACCGCATGAAAGCTATTTGGTTTGATAGCGTGCGCTGGACAAAATAAGCCTAATCATTAATCGTTACCGACAAAAAAGCAGGGCTTGGACAATAAATCCAAGCCCTGCTTTTTTGGTTAATCAGTTGATCGCTTATGGTTGCGGCGTAGCCAAGAAGTTAATCCCAACCACAGGCATGCGAATTGTGCTGCCAGCAACGGTTGAGGTAACGTTGAAGGAATAGATATTATCAAACTCGCGGGTTCCAGCAGGAGTTTCAGCTTCGGTTACATTATTGCCAGAATCAACCACCAAGTAGACTTTCCAAGTACCAGTTTGATTGAACAGCGATTGCCACACGACTAATGGACAATCGACGGTTGCGGCAGGGCAGGTTCTGCGCCAAAGCGTATTATCAGCAAAGCCATCGAGCGTAAAAGTTCCGTCCTGTGGCAAGTTTGCCCGATTAACCTCAGTGAAGACCACGCCGTATGGATAAATCCCCTCAGCGTTGCGGCTTGGTGGCACATCAGCCGAGCCAGGCGGCAAGAGGTACATATCCACATAAAAAGTACCAGACATCTCAAGATCAGCATCGAGCACATTCTCGGTATCACCTGAGCCGGGCTTAATTCCATTTTTCAAGGTTGTGCTAAATGCACTAATGCCTGCAGGGGTAACCGTAGACATTGTAGCGTTATCAACATACAAATTTGGGTGACCATCGACTTTATATTTGATTCGCACATGGCGCAAAATCGGGGTGGCTTTTGGCAAAGAAGGGTCTTGGGTCGTCATCAACGCCTGATATTGGAACCATTGGCCTTGAATGACCGGGGAACCAGCTGCCGTATTTTGGCCATTAACTGAGTATTTATCAGTACTGGGTGAACCATCGGCAGTTTGCCATTGGGCCGACTCTAAACCTGCGCGGGTTGTGGCCAGCCGATATTGCATTTGAATATCGGTATTAATTGGGTCTTCGGGCGGCACTGATTCAATCGTTGCATCCCAGATCAGTTGCTCAATAATTGCAGGTGCCCGTAATTGAACCGGCGGTGAGCGGTAGATCCCAGGCGAAGGATAGCCACCAGAATTAAAATCGAAGTCGTCGGCAGTCCCAACCTTACCAAAAATTACGTCATTCTGATAGGTTGTTCCAAGCCGAATGCCCCCATACATATAGGCGACTGGGCGATTTTCAATCCGAATCAACTCAAGCCCATGCGAAGCTCTGGCTTCATCGGCTTCAAGGGCATTTTCCGAAACTCGGAAATTGCTCTGACCAAAGACTGGTAAGCTAAAGCCATTCACATTAATGTAGGACGTATAGATCCGATTGGTTGGATTACCAATCGTGCCTTGGCGACCGCCAACCACATAGATTTTTTGGTTAACCCCAATGACCCGTGGGCCTGAAAGCGGCTCGGGCAAAACATAGCGCTGCGATTCCCAAGTAAGCATACCTGTGTTGCGATCGAGCCGACCAAGGAATGCTTGGGCCGAGCCTTCACGAGTAATCGAACAGCCGTTGGCTTGGTCACCGCTGCCCAATTCGAAGGTTCCACCAACAACCAACAAGGCGCGATAGGTGCTAGTATTGGTTTGGGTGATACTTTCAGTTGTAACTGCATCAAAGTTGGTGGCATCCATGGTATGCAAGCCAACTTTATCATCACAGCCACTGGTAGGGGTAAACATATCGGGCGTAATTGGTAGGTCGGGCATCGATTGCCATGGCCCAAGCACCCCATTTGGCCCCACCAAGGTCCGGCGAACCGTGCGACGAGCAAAAACTGGAGCAAATAAAATTGAGGTATCGCGGGTTCGGCCACCAATCAGGTAAATATAGGTCTGACCAGTATCAGTGGTATAGGCAGTTGCTGTTGTATTAATCAATTTTTCGCCAACGGTCAGGGCTTGGGTTTGCCATGCGCCTAAATTACCGTTAGCATCAATCACGCTTGAGTAAATCGTATCAACATATTGGCTATCCAGATCCGATGCGTTTTGACCACCGAAGGTATAAATAATCCCTCGATTTGGGTCGCTGGTGTGGGTGATG
Encoded here:
- a CDS encoding MFS transporter, producing MEQQDINANVRHNVVVNVADGAFFGAATGIASFVTVIPLFMHTLTDSATLIGLVSAIHSVGWQLPQLLTARRVASLRRYKPMVLLMTINERLPFFGLALIAWFAADLGRELALWLAYILLIWQGLGGGVTATAWQTMIGKIMPHRWRGTFFGVQSAAANLLASVGAVAAGVILDKLPSPLDFVVCFGVSGVAMFISWSFLAWTKEPSREPEHTHGSQRDFWASIANILKRDRNFRWFLASRIISQLGLMATAFFTVYAVQRFGLDDQTAGIMTALYLIIQTVANPIMGWLGDRIGYRRVMEVGALLALVAGMGAWLAPALGWFYLIFAIAGVANVAFWTMAMAMTLEFGSLAERPSYIGLANTLTAPATLVAPLIGGWLADSAGYNYTFALAAAGGLLTWLILRFAVRDPQSAHMIEAHAEPQVVVAS
- a CDS encoding DinB family protein, whose product is MQALTVIKGLLAYNADFDQRIWSSIEGLSDEQFCADYPYSQGSLRNHLVHIASVERAWLTGLQTGERPKHLDPLEYPTIASVRDVFNQMRSQVTTYVDQLSDEQLADVLPGMNLAHWQVLVQLANHATDHRAQILRILHDYGQKTFDQDIVLHFWGR
- a CDS encoding ATP-binding protein; protein product: MSTLALFSSLAQTLLATTPFEQRMQHCFGLLADSYPQLDLRLTLLNEPDARPQVVLPLHRTSAVWDNTRMMQVVRRRQPVVIDQHTAPALPPSPFTTSAIVASEWQADIQCYLGLPIQWEGRLWGVLEARRNGTFSASERTLLSNLLPLLATAIGEAHWGRPIHHTSSEQQLDVRALTHDLEIAPDVTTLLTTLLQRAIHSVKASAGAINLVDREHGEYRLIASQGYPPTAGISERTSWPWNVGVVGRVARTGKAALLTDIAHDSEWQLSTPDVRAEIVVPVRVEGEAWAVLVLSTNREPIFSTRDLYFIQALADVAARPLQRATSYSELLEARMQLQQTLASLPLGLALTDGEGRILRTNPAWYQLWQIEQPADETALYLPWDILPLLLKRLSHPLELTDFFAECQAQPDETLELALRLSEPLQDLKLRSTPVKDAQHQITGRLVVIEDVTREREIDKMKNEFVSVVSHELRTPLTSILGYTELLLAREFKPIERQEFVQTVYDQANQLSKMVDDLLNLSRLDAGQIKLNRWVVSLHQIIREITKQLNEMLSEKHRLLIDIPEGIPPIFADKDKVRQILTNLLSNAIKYSPNGGQVALIVRELRKVPPGAPPLPNERSVIIAVRDQGMGISEEDLPKLFTRFFRVDNSTTRKIGGTGLGLSITKALIELHGGRIWATSTLGRGTTFWVTLPIATELARRG
- a CDS encoding ROK family protein, with product MAILGIDIGGSGIKGALVDVVQGTMIGERLRISTPQPATPEAVAQTVQQLVQQLNWHGPIGCTFPAIVKNGYTLSAANVDQTWIGANADQLFEQATGCPFHMLNDADAAGLAEMKYGAGKEHNGVVMMLTFGTGIGSALFVQGLLVPNTELGHLEIRGKDAEHRASDRVREEKGWDWPKWAEKVNEVLARIEALFSPDLLIMGGGVSKRFDKFGQYLQTKAPLVPATLQNNAGIIGAALAASELFEQGHQIPHAH
- a CDS encoding phosphatidate cytidylyltransferase, which gives rise to MGTRIASALVLAPVVLIIVWLGGWWTTGLIAVAVVIGIYEIQRILRVGGYHPRLPLAIGLGLAFVAAAVAQPQTNVNLTGAVVTLGAMASLIYEISRRERTGALDAWAASLGSAIYAGAMLSHFVLLRAATSPTLSGGPLSSLNIETGAAWIYATFAVTWASDTGAYFAGRTFGKHKLAPVLSPKKTWEGFVGGTIASIAAGIGIVALLGMPLTLVQAIILGVIGAGGGTLGDLAESLLKRQAGVKDSGNLIPGHGGLLDRVDSLLFTAPLVYYVLVAWL
- a CDS encoding DUF6086 family protein; translation: MMGMAYEYDPWFLAETSEEGDNILLWQVGLNAGQLFFAQIQAFEKMFRQPSGFYTYSAGDVILNQPAQLKALIEAMLGYYNSTNHPLRPLLFDTSIQILLVLYRRAIGEWLLAPAELMATIEQIEIAMGRGCLKRDG